CCTACACTTTTTACTGCGACAAGAAGCTGTTGTTTTTTGCCAGTCATCGTGAAAAGGGAATGGAAGGCACGCTCGAAGTTCGCTAGCCCGCATTATTCATGACGGTTCGTCGCGTTTCACCCGTTGCAGCGGAAGAGCAACGGGTACCCGGCAGACGCGTTGTGAGACGGGCAAGCGCAGCCGCGAAGGAGGGAAGCATACTTGAACAGTATGTTGACCGACTGAGTGGCGAGCACGCCCGTCGGAACAGCGTATCTGCGTTTGCAGCAGAAGCGTTCATGAATAATGCGGGTTAGAGGTCTGCCACGCGTCCACATTCCTCCCAACAGCCGCTGTTGCGCGACATTCTCAAAGATGTCTCCCGGTCGTTCTACCTGACCCTCATCGTTCTGCCCTCTGCGGTGCGAAATCAGATGGGGCTGTCCTACCTCTTCGCGCGCGCGGCCGACACGATTGCGGATACGGATCTGATCGACCGCGGACAACGTCTGTTGTTCCTCAAACAGTTCAGGGCCCAGTTCGCTGAAGACCACGTCAACTGGGAAGAAGTTCGGACAATCCAAACGGCCCTGATTCCCCGTCAAACCGATTCGGCCGAGCGCACCTTGCTCAAGCGGCTCGAAGACTGCTTCCGGCTGTATCTGGAGTTCGCGCCGGGAGATCGGGCCCGCATCCGGCGGTTAATGGGAACGCTGCCCAACGGCATGGAGATGGACCTGACACGATTCCCCGGCGATTCGGCGCGCGACCTGACTGCGCTGCAGACGATGGACGACTTGGACCTCTACACGTATTACGTGGCCGGCTGCGTCGGAGAATTTTGGACGCGGATGATGTGCGCGCATTTCCCGTCGTTGGCCGGTTGGGATGAGGCCGGCATGTCGGCCCTCGGCGTGCGATTCGGCAAGGGATTGCAGCTCACCAACATTGTCAAGGATCTCCCTCGGGATCTCCGGCGCGGGCGTTGCTACATCCCGGATACGTTCCTGAAGGAGGTAGGACTCGCGCCACAGGATCTGCTCAAGGCGGAGAGCCTGCCCGCCTTCAGGCCGGTTCTCCGCAAGCTGATCGCGATCGCGCGCGAGCATCTCGACCAAGGATGGCTCTACACGATGGCGATTCCCCGACGAGAAGTGCGCCTGCGCCTCTCCTGCATGTGGCCGATCCTCCTGGCAGGCGAAACGCTCCGATTGGTCGCTCCGTCCGACGACCTGTTGAATCCCGCCGTCACCGTCAAAGCCTCCCGCGGCACCGTCTACCGCGTCATGGCCTTGACCACCCTGACAGGAGGCTGCGGCTACACCGCCACCGCGTACTGGGGGTGGCTCAGGAAGCAAATGGGGATCCCGTAAATTTCGGCCCGCGGCAGACCCTCTCGCTCTTTCTCCGCTCGTCCGCGGGTGACGCCAACCTGAGAGCCCCTGACCCATTGCTAAGACCCATTGCAATGAAGAATGCAATGGGGGCCCCGAGCAACGGGTACCCGGCTGGTTGGCGGCAGGACCCGCCACTTCCTACTTCTTCTGCGGCTCCAGCAGCTTCTCCCCCTTCCGGAATACCGCGTAAATGGCCTGCGACGGACAGGCGTCGAGGCAGAGACGGCAGCTTTCCAGACAGCGGGAGGCGTCGAACTTGAACGGCGGGGTGGAGAGCCAGGCGCCGGTCGGACAGATGGGAATGCAGACGGCGTTGTGCGTGCACCGGTCGGGGTGACGGACGAGGTGATCTCTGACGACCATCATGGGTTTCACTCCCTCAAACAGAGCCTGGGAAAAAATCTCCAGCATGTTCTTCATGGCCGGCTGTCCTCACTTCCACCGATCCACGAGTTGCCGAAGCCGCTCCTTCAACTCCGGGATCTGCTCGAGATTATTTTCGATCGCGCCGATGATTTTTTCCAGCCGTGCCGAGCGGAGCGCCTCTTTATCTTGCCGAACCAGCCGGTCATATTCGGCGTACGCCTCCGGATGCCTGGGCTCCAGATACCTTCTGGCGCAGTTGAGGGCTTCGCCCAATTCCCAGGGTTCCGGACTCAACGGCGGGGCCACGGTGAACGACCCGTCCTGAAAGACCAGCACCGCCGCGCCGGGCTTGCCGGTCAGGGGCGCCACGGCTGCGATCGATTTACCGACCGCGCGGTCCCACGACAGGGTCAGGCCGGGAAAACGCTTCATGAAGGCGACTTTCTCCTGATTGGCTTTCCACTTTTCCTCGACGGGCATGACCGGCCTCGCTTTGCTCTAGGCTGAGGTTGACGTTGGGGTTTAAGGTTAAGATGATTCGGGTAGGGATGGTGAAATGACGGAACTTGCGTTTACCTCAGCGTGAACCTTGCCCTTAACCTTTCTTTAGGGGCGGTTCATGGTCGGGCATCAGGAGGCGTTCCACGATTTCGCCCTTCATGATGTGCCGCTCCATGATTTCCGTCACGTCGGCTTCAGAACCGACCCAATACCACACCCCCTCGGGGTAAATCACGACGCTGGGACCGTATTCGCAGTGGTCGAGACAACCGGCCTTGTTGGCCCGGACCGTGCCTTTCAGCCCCAGGCGCTCCACTTCCTTTTTAAAGAACGCCTGCAGCCGTTCGGAGCCGTGGTTGGCGCAGCAGCCGCGAGGGTCTTCTTTCGGCCGCTGATTGACGCAGACGAAGATGTGATGCTTGAACGTGGACACAAGGCGTCCCTAGCCGCGGTCACGTGGTTAAAGCCGAGGGCTGCGTCTGGAGTTTGACGAGGAGGCCGGTCACATCGCTGAGCATAATCAAAGGCGAGCCGCCGCCCTGCCCGTCGAGAATCGCCGCGATTTCCCGCAGGCGCAACTGCGCCCGTTGGAGTTCGTCGGCTCGCGCCAGATCCGACGGTTGCCCTGAAGACAGCTTGTCGAATTCGGAACGGATATCGCGGAAATCGCGCTGCAGGTTCTTGTGCATTGAACAGGTCTCACAGTACCACTTCGGGCTTTGATCGGTTGAGGGCGACAAGCGGTCATAGGGCCGACCGAAGAAGTCTTTGCCGAGCGAAAGCTTCATGAGCGGCTTTCCCGCAATGCCGCACGCGTGACAGGCTTCTGACGACAACCTCGCACCCTCCATTCCGACAAGGGGACCGCGGCCCCGCAGGCCGGGCGCCATCTTACACCAGGCTTCCGCAGGGTGTCTACCACGCACGGGACGGTTCGGTGCCGGTCGGAGTATAATGGCGGAGGAATCAGGCCGGGGCAGAGGAGGAGCAGATGATCATCGGCGTTCCCAAAGAGATCAAGGACCATGAGTATCGCGTCAGTGTCACCCCCGACGCCGCCCAGGCGTTGCTGAAGGCCGGCCATGTGGTGTGGGTGGAAGCCTCTGCCGGCGAAGGCAGCGGGTTTTCGGACGATGCCTATCGACGAGTCGGGGCTCAGGTCACGTCGTCCAAAGAGGAAGTCTTTCAGAAGGCCGACCTGATCGTCAAAGTGAAAGAGCCCCAGTTGTCCGAATGCCGATTCTTCCGTCCGGGACAAGTGTTGTTCACCTACCTGCATTTGGCGTCCTCGCCGGAACTCACGAAGGCCTTGTTGGATGCGCGCGTCACAGCCATCGCCTATGAGACGACCGAGGACAGGCATGGGAACCTGCCGATGCTGAAACCCATGAGCGAGATCGCCGGGCGCATGGCGGTGCAGATCGGCGCCCGGTATCTCGAGCGGTTGCAGGGCGGGCGCGGGGTGCTGTTGGCGGGCGTGCCGGGAGTTGCGCCGGCCAACGTCGTGATTCTGGGGGCCGGCACGGTCGGGAGCTCGGCGGCCCGAATCGCGGTCGGGATGGGCGCTCATGTGACCGTCATCAATTTGGACCTGGAACGCTTGCGTTATCTGGATGATCTCTACCAGGGGCGCATCATCACCCTGGCCGCCAACCAGGCCGATATCGACCGTGCGGTGGAAACCGCCGATCTCGCCATCGGCGCCGTCCTGGTGCCGGGCGCCCGCGCTCCCAAGCTGGTGTCACGCGCGGTTGTTTCCAGCATGGCACCCGGCTCGGTCGTCGTCGATGTGGCGGTCGATCAAGGGGGCTGCTTCGAGACGACCCGACCGACGACCCATTCCGATCCGGTCTATGTCGCGGACGGTGTGCTGCACTATTGCGTGCCCAACATGCCGGGAATCGTGCCCCGGACGGCGACTTTGGCCTTGACCAACGCGACACTACCCTTTATAGTCCGCCTGGCTTCGGAGGGGGTTGAGCGCGCGATTCGCTCTGACCCTGGCCTGGCGAAGGGCGTGAATCTCATGGGCGGCAAGGTGACCTGCAAAGGCGTCGCCGATGCGCACAGCATGACGTTCGAGCCCTTGACCTGAGCAAGCCGGCACACATCGGATGACGGGATCGGGGCGTAGCGCAGCCCGGTAGCGCACCGCGTTCGGGACGCGGGAGTCGGAGGTTCAAATCCTCTCGCCCCGACCATACTGCTATGGTCAAGGAGGATTTGAAGCGGCTGAGCGCCGACGGCTAGGAGGAAAAGGTCACCGTCTGCGGTGACCGGCAGCGAAGCCGCCGGGCCGGAGGCCAAATCCTCTCGCCCCGACCACACCAAGCTTGCTCGTACCGCCCGCTCTTTAACGCTTTATCGAATGTGTCGCGGGCGGATCAATACCTCAAGGGTTCTTCCCTCATGTGGTTCGCTCGACCCGGAGCCCTTGCGATTGATCTTGGCGACGGGATAACCACCTGCAGCGTGTTCCACCTTCTTCCGCAAGTTCATTTGCGAGCGGTCGGTGACTTCGGGTTTTCCTCGGTGTGACGTTCTCGCTTTCCCCCAAATTCCTCCGCATGTTCTCAAGAAAAGCGTGACGCGTGAGCGGAGGTATGAGAATATCCTCTCCCGAACGGTCTCCTCTCGGTGAATCCGGCGGCATGCGCGTGCAGCCATGACCGAACCGCGCGGTAAGTCGCTTGTCAGAGCCAGAATTCTCGTAAGCGGACGAGTGCAGGGAGTCGCCTACCGGGCGTTTACCCGTCAAGAGGCCGTTCGTCGAAACCTGTTGGGCGGCGTCAGGAATTTGGACGACGGGCGCGTCGAGGTCGAGGTTGAGGGCGAAAAAGAGTCGATCGCGGATCTCATCGAGGCGCTCAAGGAGGGCCCTCCGTTGGCGCGCGTCGACGACCTCCAGCTGACGTGGAGCGCGGCGTCGGGCCAGTACAAAGATTTTCGGATTTGGCATTGACGACGGCGGCAGCGGGTGAAAGGAAACGATGATCGTGAGCGATGACGACGATCTGAACGAATCGGTCGACGCCCAGGACGAGGACGGCGCAGAGGACGAGGAGATTCACGAAGCGCCTTTGCCCAACGGCCGCAGCGTCAAAGTCCGAGGGCGGAAAGAAGAGAAGTCCGAAGGGCTCGATACGCTGAAGTCCTATCTGCGGGAAATCCGACACAACTCCCTTCTGACCTTTCGGCAAGAACAGGAATTGGGCAAGCGCGTCATGGCGGGCGACATGAGCGCCCGCGAACGGATGATCGAAGCCAACTTGCGCCTCGTGATCAGTATCGGCAAGCGATACATGAACCGGGGTTTCCCGTTCGCCGATATCGTCGAAGAGGGGAATCTCGGGTTGATCAAGGCGGTCGAGAAGTTCAACTATAAGCGAGGGTTCCGCTTCAGCACCTATGCGTCCTGGTGGATTCGGCAGTATATTGAACGGGCGATCATCAATCAGGGTAAACTGGTCAGGCTCCCCGTTCATGTGGTCGAGCGGCTCAACCGCTACCTGACCAAAGTCGAACAGCTCGGTCAGGAGCTGGGACGCGAGCCGAAGACGCACGAGATCGCCGGACGGATGAAGATTTCCGAAGAGGAGGTTCTCGATCTCAAGCAACTGATCCGCACGACCTGCTCGCTCGACAGCCCGATCAACGATCGAAGCGACACCTTTCTCCGCGACGTGATCGAGGACCCCCTGAGCGCCTCTCCTGCGGAGACCGCCGAGGGCGTGATGCGGCGTGAGGAATTGATGGCGTGGGTCAAGGAGTTGCCTGAGAAGGAGCGAACTGTGGTAATCTCCCGCTTCGGTT
The DNA window shown above is from Nitrospirota bacterium and carries:
- a CDS encoding phytoene/squalene synthase family protein, giving the protein MRDILKDVSRSFYLTLIVLPSAVRNQMGLSYLFARAADTIADTDLIDRGQRLLFLKQFRAQFAEDHVNWEEVRTIQTALIPRQTDSAERTLLKRLEDCFRLYLEFAPGDRARIRRLMGTLPNGMEMDLTRFPGDSARDLTALQTMDDLDLYTYYVAGCVGEFWTRMMCAHFPSLAGWDEAGMSALGVRFGKGLQLTNIVKDLPRDLRRGRCYIPDTFLKEVGLAPQDLLKAESLPAFRPVLRKLIAIAREHLDQGWLYTMAIPRREVRLRLSCMWPILLAGETLRLVAPSDDLLNPAVTVKASRGTVYRVMALTTLTGGCGYTATAYWGWLRKQMGIP
- a CDS encoding (2Fe-2S) ferredoxin domain-containing protein; the encoded protein is MSTFKHHIFVCVNQRPKEDPRGCCANHGSERLQAFFKKEVERLGLKGTVRANKAGCLDHCEYGPSVVIYPEGVWYWVGSEADVTEIMERHIMKGEIVERLLMPDHEPPLKKG
- the ald gene encoding alanine dehydrogenase produces the protein MIIGVPKEIKDHEYRVSVTPDAAQALLKAGHVVWVEASAGEGSGFSDDAYRRVGAQVTSSKEEVFQKADLIVKVKEPQLSECRFFRPGQVLFTYLHLASSPELTKALLDARVTAIAYETTEDRHGNLPMLKPMSEIAGRMAVQIGARYLERLQGGRGVLLAGVPGVAPANVVILGAGTVGSSAARIAVGMGAHVTVINLDLERLRYLDDLYQGRIITLAANQADIDRAVETADLAIGAVLVPGARAPKLVSRAVVSSMAPGSVVVDVAVDQGGCFETTRPTTHSDPVYVADGVLHYCVPNMPGIVPRTATLALTNATLPFIVRLASEGVERAIRSDPGLAKGVNLMGGKVTCKGVADAHSMTFEPLT
- a CDS encoding acylphosphatase — its product is MTEPRGKSLVRARILVSGRVQGVAYRAFTRQEAVRRNLLGGVRNLDDGRVEVEVEGEKESIADLIEALKEGPPLARVDDLQLTWSAASGQYKDFRIWH
- a CDS encoding sigma-70 family RNA polymerase sigma factor, producing the protein MSDDDDLNESVDAQDEDGAEDEEIHEAPLPNGRSVKVRGRKEEKSEGLDTLKSYLREIRHNSLLTFRQEQELGKRVMAGDMSARERMIEANLRLVISIGKRYMNRGFPFADIVEEGNLGLIKAVEKFNYKRGFRFSTYASWWIRQYIERAIINQGKLVRLPVHVVERLNRYLTKVEQLGQELGREPKTHEIAGRMKISEEEVLDLKQLIRTTCSLDSPINDRSDTFLRDVIEDPLSASPAETAEGVMRREELMAWVKELPEKERTVVISRFGLDGGEAQTLEEIGKDLGLTRERVRQIETAALVKLRTSIEKRMMRQDDLL